Genomic window (Cucumis sativus cultivar 9930 chromosome 2, Cucumber_9930_V3, whole genome shotgun sequence):
CCCTTGATTTGCTAACCGAGGCAGATATGTTGGGATGTCGTTCCGCTGACACTCCTATTTAATTCAATTGTAAACTAAGAAACTCCAATGATCAAGTTCCAGTTGATAAAGTACAATATCAGCGCCTCGtgggtaaattaatttacctaTCCCATACTCGTCCTGATGTTTCCTTCGCTGTGAGTGTTGTCAGCCAGTTTATGCAGGCTCCTTATGAGGAGCACATGAAAGCTGTCAACAGAATTTTGAGATACTTGAAATTTAACACATGGTAAAGGGTTGATGCTCagaaaaacaaacagaaaGCTCACTGAGGCATATACTGACTCGGATTGGGCAGGAACTTTTGTTGACAGAAAGTCTACGTCCAgttattgtacctttgtttgGGACAATCTTATAACTTGGAGGAGTAAAAACTAAGTGTTGTGGCCGGGAGCAGTGCTGAGGTCGAAAACAGAGCTATGAGTTTAGGAATATGTGAAGAAATTCGCTTACAGAAAGCTCTGTCAAATCTTCATAAAAAATGTGAGACACCATTGAAGCTtttttgtgataataaagTCGCTATTAATATTGCTAACAACCCTATTCAACATGATATaactaaacatgttgagattgatcggcatttcatcaaagaaagacTTGGCAGTGGAAGCATATGCATTCCGTACATCCCTTTGAGTCAACAGGTCAATGAGGGTGATATGGATGCATAAACCTAGTTGAAATATCCAAATGTATTTGTTGATCCCTAGCTTTCAAGTTTATTTTGTATCTCCTTGTATTTTGAGGATTAACCTCTTTTCAttgacattttcattttatcaatgaaaagtttgttttcgttaaccttaaaaaacaaaataataaataagtggATTTTAAGGATAAATCTCTTCCATTAAGAGAGTGTTTTGATTTTGCTCAGGTCAGAGCTTCTTCCATTAAGGTCCTCCTTTAAGGATATCTCCTTCCACCCATATTTTTCTGTTCAAGATTTATGTTTAAGTTAGATTGCTTtcattgttgttttgtttatttttattttagtctcATTGGACattattctcttttcattGATTCAATAAAAAGTATCACTTCATtttcagaaacaaaaaaaaaaaagacaaaatcaGGTTTGAATCAACTAGACTCGAAGCTTCTCTATGGTGTTCTCTTACTAAtcacttttttgaaaaattatccCTAGGTTTTCCTCAATCAAGGTATAATCCTCAGTTATAAATAATGTGAAATTTCTCTCTAAAAATTACAGCAGCCAACAAACTCAATGCACGATCCTAACAACAAAAACTGAATTGACTCACCACGTTCACATAATTTAGCTTTCAATAGACTCACCACGTTCATATCGACATGAAGTTCTTCAAACCATGCAGTTGTGTCTTTCTCTCTTAGCACACTAGCAATATATATGCAAGCCAAAGCTATCAAATAGGGTGGATGAATAAGAATTAGATCCATCTTGTAGGTGTCGTTCACAAGTCCCCTATACAAATTGAGTGTTAAAAATCCTCAGTTATCAATTAAgtgttaaaaatttaaaaagtacgTGAACAATTGGATAGTTactcaaaaagttaaaagcaaacaaaaataaccaCAATAAAACCAATGCCTTTTTTAGATTATAGAAACACTGCACTAGATTCCCGACGTTGTACAGAATTGCCCTTAATCGAAAAGGCTCGATTTCAGAACATTGGGACACTTCCACTTCCCCTACCTCTTGGTCTCTTAATTTCAGAAGATTGTTGGAGGTTGAAATCTCTAATTTCCAACCTCTCCTAGCATTGGAAAGGACAAGATTATCCAATGTTGAAGATAAAAGAAACTGGTCACGGGAAActaatgggtttttttttcagtaAAGTCATTCCGTAAGCACTATTCTCATCTACATCTGgataaattattgaaagcaataaacaCGAAAACGAGGCTTACGTGAAAATCCGAGTATCGAAAGAAAAACCACagtattattattcatattattttctaatgatttACAAAGGTACAATAGGGGAGATTAAATAGAatacacacaaaaaagaaaaacttttttaaaaaaggtttaTGGTAAGTCTTtccataaataattttttccatAAACACCCACAAATTCTAGCACTTCCCCTCAAATTAGGACATAAATATCAATGAGAACTTCACTCACATTGTCTCCCTAAAGATGGCTAGCGGGAAAGAAGGTTCGATCCTCACAGAAGGTAACATTCTTAGTAATAAAGAATTTTCTGGAAGGTGGATGAAATCATTTATAATCGTGCTAATGAAGGGATACTGAACAAACACACATGTATGAGCCCTAAAGGTAAATTTGGTCTAATTAGGGTTGATAGTGAATTAATTGCATGGGCATCTGAACAGTCTCCGTTTTTTAATGTTGCCAAACCCAAGATCTGTTGCAAATTGGCAGCAGGGCCCACGTCTGTTGATTATGCTTTTAAAACTCCAGTAGACGAAGAGCCACAAGTGAGAGgaataaagaaacaaaggcCCACTTAATTACTATTAAGAGTAATTGTAATTCAGTTGCTGAAGAtttattgagagaaaaaaagataaagctTCTTTAAATAGTATCATgaataattatgatatatgCTCCaaagtaattaaagaaaacttttccCCTCCCACCCAACGACTCTCTCCATTTCCGACCAACACATCTCCACTCCCTTCAGTTTCAAGATTCTACAAAAGGCCTATCAGCAAAATGTAGCAAATTTTTTCAAGCTTCGAAAATCCTCACATTATATTCGGAAGCAAACATCCTTCAATAACTTATGGACAGCCTTTGAGTTTAATGATGGTTGTGCTCTCAAAGTTCCACTTTTAGCCCCTTCTCGGATTCACCGTTCTTAGCCATCTATTTCATAATGCAATCCATACCTTTTGGAGGTATGCAACTCCCAAAATTCAGACCTCTAATTGCCTCATCAGGTCAGTAAACTCAGTTTCTCCTACCAagcaattcaattatttgaaacTTCCCAACTCTAACTCTAAAGTAAATTTGATGCAAGGCTCTCCTTGTCTTGCTACCAATTACTCTGAAAAGCTTCCCATTGAGACCTTGGATTCACCTTTTAGTGTCAACAGTGAGGAGCCTTTGGGTTTCTTTAACGTTTTTTATCACAAGTGTAATGCAGAAATTGAAGGGTTTTGATCACAAGGGTAATGCAGAAATTGAAGGGGAAAACCTCAATGCCTTATTTGATGAAGCCGTCACCCTTCCTTTCAAAGTACCTTTGGAATTGCCTAAGGATCTGCCATCCTTAGTCAATGATTGTGGCATCATCTTGGTTTAAAGAGACAGCTGACTGGAGGGTTCTTGACAGATAAACAGGCTGCATATGgacaaaaaactaaaactagtGGAAGAGACAATCAATGGAAAAATTGTTTAGTAGAAGGCCATCTTATGGATAAAGGAGTGAAGGAACCTTACATAGCACTTTTGAAAAGCAAAGAAGGCAAATATTGGCCTAATTAGCCGTTCAGCCCTCCCATGTTGTTAGACTTCCAATATTATTCCAATATAGTAAGAGAAAGTAGAAAGAGAAGTCGGAGAGAATGTTAATGTTTCGTGCATCTCATCTTTGGAAGTCTTCATTGCAGAAATTATGGTTGCTCTTCTAATATTTCTCAAGTCTATTCTCTAAGATTATCTTGTTCATCATGAATCATGTTATGGTCGAAAAAGGTGTTGGAATCTATTAGAGTGGCTTACGGGAGAAATATTTTggtgaatatttttaatactTCTACTCGTCTGGGGGATGTGTTTTCAATTGGAACATCAAACTTTGTCTTTGAAGATCAACATGGGGTGTTGAGGTGTTGCAAAAGGAAGTACAACCTTTTGTTGATGctgatattttgaaagatttttttgtgcCTTTTCTAGGTTTTGGACTACTTTGGCATGATAGCTTTGAGATCGCCGGTTGCATCTTGGAGTTATTTCGTTATGCTTTGTATTCAGATCTTTTCGTTTTGGTCctattttagtttcattttttctattggTTATCATCTTTTTAGCTTGTTCTTTGcgattgtttgttttggtcctttttttcccttgtATTGGTAGTTTGTTTGgatgctttttttcttttctaattttgctcttagtataactctcttgtactttgagcattagtctctttttccattattaataaataggcttgtctccgtttcaaaaaatataaccattttttctcaaaacatGAGTGAGGTTGCATCATATAGCGACACATGTTCACGACTTTTGACTTTTACTCGGCTAACATGCTCGTCGATTAGAGCGAGTTTTGCAAAATCGACCTTCCCGtacttgaaaatttgaaattgtgaAAAGCACCTTTTGCGTGTGGCATGTGCGCACCACTTATTGCTCATAGCACATATGAGCCCGCAAAAATACtcataaactaaactattgATAGAACTACCCTAAAATAATTGGTAGTCCtagtacattttaaataatgtatatatgtttttatgcttttttctATCCGTAAGTGTTGGGGCCAACTTAAGCGcacctcgactaatctcacTAGACAACCCGCCTGACCTAACAACATTTAGTTGCATACATGATTTTATGCTCAAACTTCTATAGCAATCACATAGTACTTGCAATTAATGGCTAAAACTTATCTATAAggacaacaaaaggaaaaaggttgTGGTACATTGCACATAAGAAAACCACGGTGGTCCAAGTTTTTTCACTCAAACTTCTATAAACTTTGAAACAAAGAAgtgcaagaaaaaaaaagctaaatgATAAGAAGCATTAAGAAGCATTACATGAATAATGCATCCATAAAATCCTTACCAGGTCAATTGAGTCATATTTATGTCATTCAGGCCTGCATCTTGGAGCAACCTGCCATTTTTTTAGGGGGAGAAGGGTTAGGAACTAGGATAAACAAGAGCACgattctaaatatatatgaaaaggcATACAGAAAGGGAAAGTTAACAAAAAGGACAAGAAAAAATAGCATAAACCAAAAAGATTGAAGTCTAAGTATGTGTTTTCTAAAAGATTTAATTCAGAGGTGCTTATTGGGCTACTCGCATTTGTCTTTGGTCAACAATCAACATACTAAACAGGAgggggaaaaacaaaaacaaaaaagagcaAAATGCCATGGTTTGACAAATTTGCTCTTTTGTGGGATTTCCTTGTGAGTGAATTTGGAAGAGTCTAGCCCTCTCGAAAAGCTAGGGGTTACATTATATTGTTGCTTGCTTACAATATTATAgcatattttcatataattctATCTTTTGGTgttcttatttgttctttgtgtCTTTGAGTATTTCCTTGCTCGGTTGGGTACataacaaattggtatcaaGGTTGTTCTTTCTTGGGTActactttaatttgtttggcAGTGGGGGAAGAAAAACCATGGACATGGGAGTGGCTGTGTAAACAGAATGCTGATCATAAACGTGAAGCAGCAAAAAGAGGAGAAACTCTATGGACATGGGAGCAAATCAAGAAATGGATGGCAGACTGCAAGCGAGAAAGAACGGGAAGAGAACTCTGGGAGAAGAAGCTGCAAGAATccagaggagaagaagaaaatggttcAAAAACAATTTGACAAATAGTCAAAAAGTTATCGCCTCTAGGATGGACAACTTATTTGTCCCAAGgaatataattttagataGAGTCAACCAAGATTCATCAATTTCCCATTTGACCTGAGACCGCCTAAAATTTTTCCATCTTCCATTTGCAGCAAGTATTTATCAGCAAGGAATGAAttgttaatagaaaaaaaaaaagcctcaaataactttcttaatttaaaaccAATCATTGCACGAAATTCCTATGTGTGAGGCTTCCAATGATCTATGGAAGTGTCGGGACCCCTATTAGATGCACCCTAGGTTTTTCAGACCAAATTCGtaattcaactttttctattctatcagtgaaaaaataaaaagttaagttTCCTTCACAAATAAGGCTGCAACCAAACAATAGTCAACTGTGCATAACAATATGATTACTTACTGAGACAATGCACGATAAGGGTGGAATACCACCAAATAATAGTCAAGGgcttctaaaattttcatttccatttccaataTATGCTTGATCTCATACTTGTACTTTTCATCAGATTCTGCAGGGCAAAAACCACAGGTTATAGCTTTTCGCAAGCTACTAAGGACATGTTCTATTGAGTGgaagcaaataattaaattatagcatgtcagagaaaaaattattacgtatttttttaatgtaaaacACTAGAAGTCTAGCTTGCACTGTGCTTTCTTCTGCTTTTGAAGCCAAATATAGGCAGGTTGGAGTCACTAATCGTGGATCGTATTCTGTCATACTCtttctggaaaaaaaaacaattgcaAACAACTTCATTAATGTGCttcataaaaaattgaaagactaagatttagaaattatatatggatttaataaaatggaaaTGATGAGGGAATGAATTGGCCCATCCTTCATTGATGAATTGGTAATAATTTGTCCAGCCTTGAGAAATATATAcactatatatacatacatacatacatatatatatatatatatatatatatatatatatatatattaaacatagtTGTCAGCAGTTGAAAAGTTTTTGGAATGGCTCTAGAAGTAGCACTAATTGGCCAATGGTTAAGAGTTATCTATCATCACAGAAAcataaattaccaaaaaacCAAAGGAAGGACAAGAGGCAGGTAACGAAACTCCCATGCCAGCAGAACAAAAACATTCCCATTCTGTAACAAAATTCTACTGTACTGTACCTGGTGTAAACACGTCTCATATATGTAATAGCAGTTGCAACAACCCTGAAAATATGATTGAAAGTCGTAAGAAAAACTTGCTTGTTGAGATAActgtataaaaataaatacagaATGCATAAAAGATCAAGAATACATATGCTGCTCCCTGAAGAAGCACATAAGCTAGGTGAATTTCTATTTGAATACGtgaattaatttgaaacaagAAACTTCTCGTTGATGTAATGAAAAACTCTAAAAGATACAAACTtccaaaagaagagaaggtaCCAATTACAAATACAACCAAATAGAGATAAGCTTTCCAACAACTTCGACAGACATGCCTCCTTCAAATACTGAAAAAATAGTGGCTACTACAAAAACCAccaaagaaaaccaaaagtaCAACCACCAACTAACTAAGCCCAACATCGAAGTTGTTACATTCTCTacattttttacttcaaatgAGGAATATCCATAACTTTGTTCAAAGATGGTTCACAAATTGCCGAAGGACAGCGACAAAATACTGGTCTTTACTTCCCATTACCTATTCCTGAAGGTATTTGGAAAGATTTATCTATGGTTTTCATACTTAGTCTTCCCAAGATTCAACAAGGAAAACAGAATCAAAGAGAAAGATAAACCAAAgtggaagaaagagagaaaatgagaCTTGAGAGGGACAGAGAGATtcagagaagagaaagagtgactgtgtgagagagagagagagacaatTGAAGAGGCATAGGACGTGCTAATGGCGGCATTGGTGCgtttgtgttaaaaaataattaatatttttgaagtaATAACCTAAATGCATGGTTTAGGTTAGGAGTtcgaaaattaaaaaataagaacaaacGAAGTGCAGAGGGTGCGTTAAGCACAAGCCTCCGTGCTTTGGGAAGGCATGAACCTTCCAAACATGCCTCACATTGAAGAAGCAAACCAATGCAATTGAACCTGATGCTTCAATGTTAGAAACTCTACCCATCTCATAAAACATAagacataaattatatttttattttgatattttgagcACTTTCAACGCAATTGTAGACAAGATCCTATGACATTATGACAAAGAATGatatcataaaagaaaatgggcaAATCATGGCTACCTTTGTCTAACTTTCACATTTTGGGCCAACTTCAATATATctgaaacaaaagaaaacgaGAATCAGAGAACAACCTAttcccttttttttgtttttagcaAGAACAAACTTCTCATCGGTAAATGAGAAGATGGAAAAATGTTCGTTGACAAAAACTTAAAGAgactgaaaagaaaaatcaaactaataaAGAAGAGATCTCTCCAAGGGATGGTTTGTCCACTAATCCTTCTTTGAGTCTTCTGTGTAACCCTTATCTGCCTACAAGAAGGTCAAATTCTTTCCATTTTAGGTCTTATGTGGGGTGTTAACTCTTTGGATCAGATTCAGAGACTATTATTTCATTTCGTGGCCACAGTGGTGCATTCTTTGCATAAGAATTCTGAACTAGGATAAAATATAGAATCTTTAAGAGTGTGGAGAGATTTTGATCCTTAGCTAGATTAAACGAAATGGCTTTTGGAATTATTCGATACAGAGCCATTTTCTTTCACAACTATGGAAATTTCATGACAAATCCCAAAACCAACATATGTCCACTTGCTTTATCATCAACGTGGTTGAATGCAAAGTCTCTGACTGTGTGATAATCTAGAAGGGAAATCCAATCTTGCATCTCCAAGCCACTGAGATTTGCTCTTAAATTAAGGTTCCAAGTAGCATTTGGAGGGTTCCAAACTTTACCAATAAAAAGGTTCTTGACCCTTGCTATTGAGGAATACATAAAGTCTGGGgaaagtaattgaaatagAACCAATTTGCATCAATCAATTTTCCCAAATTTTGGTAATAGCATTATACATGAAAATGCTTAATTCTGGAAGTCAACACATCCTTAAGTTTGAGAACGTCTCTCCAAGGCTCTCTAGATTTCTTCCTATTGGGTAGGGACCATCAACCGCCTTCGAAGGCATTAAACTTAGCATCCACCACCTTCCACCAAAGAGCCTCCTTTTCTGCGGCAAACCTCccaagctttttttttcttttccttaaataatatttttttaaaaaaaaaaccctttttcttcttcttgatcttcttattcttttcttttcttttcttgttttttttttttttttttttttttttttttttttttttgtttcttttgccCCTACCTTTTGACATGGGTAAGTTGGGCTGGAGATAGATGGGGTATCGCCCAGTATCGGTTACATATTTCTCGAAAATGTCAGTCCAAAGAACAAAACTACTTTGAAATGAAGAGAAACTTATTGCGTATTTAACTTCAATTTCGAGAACCGAGGGAGAAAAAACACGGCAACCATTACGAGATAAGAGATGTGTtaatcaaaaagaaaagaagacaGGAAAAGGGTAATTACAATTAGCCATATGCATCTTAATGAGCTTGAAGTCTTCAAGAGTGATGCCCCTATCTTTATCGAGCGATTGCACCACATCGACCTCCTCTTGGTCCAGGAGTTGTTTGCTGCAGGTTACATTCGcacaaagaaataaataacaaaaaaattatacaaaatataaaaactgtAAGAATCAGTTAAGCAGGACCATACTAGTGCGATGAAGTCCAGAAGTTAGCTGCCATGCTTGAACAAAATGCGCGAGTTCCGTCTTTTTGGCACCGCAACGAGATTTTATAGTAGTCGGTGTTCAcataaattcatcaataaacttataatttaataattaattactttttattccaataaactttttataatttaataattatttatttatttgaatatgattcataTAAACACAtagattatttaatttaaataaaaattcaaattaaaaaacaatgagataattaatttatttgaataagaattaaatagataattatttgaatgagattaatataatattccctaaaatttgtcaatttataactccatttttcatttatacacacacttttaattagtctcaaatACTAAATACAACTTTTAACTATCTCAAATACTAAATGCAACCAATCTTAATTTCATCATTGATTTGAAAACCGATGGAGATTGAATTTCTCAATCAACAACTCATatactgaaaatatatatatatatagaaaaatttgcttttgtttttgaaaattaactcAGAAAAAATAAGCCAAATTAGGGCTGAGGTTTCGCCGTTGGTGGTAATAGATTTCAGATGCATGTTGAATCATTCTTCATTAGAACATATTTTCATGGTAACACCCCAGCAAGCTGAATCATTCGTTCATTAGAATATTTTGCATCTTATTTTACTTGTTACTCATTTGTCGTTCCAATATTGTCTTCATCACCAAATAGCCTCAAATCTAAATCTATATACTCTCTACAAGAAAGGCCTTCAGATGCATATTGAAGTCGaagttttcaagttttaagCAAAGGTAACAGTGGTAAGCTATCTTGAACGTGAAACTTCCTCCGTGAATTCCCATCATTCCGCCAAGGATGGTTCTCTGGTTGCTTCAATTGTCACAGGCTCTAATTTCTCAGCTGTGCCATTTTCTTTTGGGATAATAAGTCCATATCCTCcatcctttcttttatataagaTGTTAATCTCACCTGAGCCACAGATGAAGACATAAGCTACGATATAAACGGCAGAGTCCCATAAAACAACATTATTGTAATAATCAAACCAACGCACCAGTTTCTTCATTCCGGAAACCATAGAAATCATGGTCAATATTCTTGAGTTGTTCGATTGCTTCTTCAACTGTTAAAGGTGGCATATCAAAGTATTTTGTCCGAACAATCTGAAATCAAGATAAAAATGAGTAATGAGATACCAAAGAATAATATTGCTGgcatgaaaaggaaaaagtaatattttaacCATGTCTGCATAATATTCACGAGCTTCCAGTTTAAGACACATGATCGTCATCCAGAAAGGATGAATATCAAAAGTGCTTCTTCCAACCAAAATTGAAggtaaacaaaataaacagtAAGTAAACCAAAAGCTATAACGATCAAGTACATTGGAATGgacaacaaaaattaagagCAAAAGGTCGATAAAATAACAGTTGAACACAATGTCAGCTCAGTTATAAATAACAGATAACAGACTCCTACGAATCATGGAGGCCCACTTTCTTACAGTTGTAAGGTCCAAATTCCAATGTTTCAATGTTCATCTAGGATATCATgttatgaaataaaagaacTAGCTTATCAATCctataatgtaaataaaaataggatGAGTTTGAGCCAAATTCAGTTGAAAATAGCACATCAGAGGGAGGAAATCAGGATTGAGAATGCATTTCTTTCCACTCTTCACTCCTACGAGGAGTAAATTCTTGCACATGGTTCAAATACTGCATCTAGAATTTTCCAATATTAATCACTGGAAaggaacaagaaaataaactacGAAATTGATGTGGTTTTTTTCCCCTTAGAATACAAGGATTTCAATAGCTAAATGAGAAAAGATGTGGTTTAGTAATTCTGACACTAGTAATAAGCTTTGACATGTAGAAAACAATTAACAGGCATGGCATACATGAGCTTTATAAGCTAATATCACCTTAAATGATTAGTATATACTATACAGCAAAATGAACTCGAAGTAAAAACCCAAAGGTTGAAGGAATAACCTCGTCAATAACTTCTCCACCATCTTCCTGAAAAACTTCCTCTTCCTCATCTTCAACTACTATGGGTGCAGGTTCTCTTACTTTTGATCTGTCAAATCCTTTCACATGTCGGCCACGGTCTGAATCTTTCTCTTTAATCTTTCTCAACTTCCTCTGTATGATGGAGGATACCAAATCAATGCTTGCAAATACGGTCTCAGCATCTTCCTCTGCCCGTACAACTCCATGCTTCTTTGTGAATAAAGTAACCTACATAAACACAAACATTTTTGGAAAAGAACCAGGGTTCAATTCATatggataaatttaaaataaaggaGTAATAGAGTACCTCGCATCTTCTAATCCTTGGACCCTTCCCAAACTCCCCCCCTCTAACTGAAAGTCTAACATCTACTTCTCTAACTAAGTGACTGTGCTTCTGGACTGCCTTGCCAACCTTCTCTTCCACGTGCTTCTTAACTGCTTCAGTCAACTAGTTTTTCgcacaattaaaaataaatccaCTCAATGTTTgatgtattaaaatttaaacatttttttatgaaacaaaCTGCTTTCATTGAGAAGGAATAGGAATTCAAGgccatacaaaaaaattaaaatttaaacattgaGTTACCATAAATTGAGTAACTGAAACTCGgataatttatagaaatagATATTAGAATTTATAGTTAGTAGGTGATCTTGTCACTTTGAAGCAACAGAGTTTGGACCATTAAGTAAGCAAGTATTAGTAGATAATTTCTTTATCTGCATCTAGTAGGCAAGTTCAGTGTGATGAGCACCTTATTAAACTTTgttatcatttcatttttttgcaTGTTTTCAATAGTATATTTCTCCCACTTATATTTCTTTGATAATTACTAGTATGCCCCTTCTAATAACCATACTAATAATCCTAATACTTCCATAACTAGGGGTAGACATATAGAGCCAAACTAAATTCCGAGGCAGCAGTCTTTTATTACATGTGTTGGCTGCTTTGGCTGTGTACAGGAAGTTAATTCCAACTAATGTAAGGGAAGTTAGGGGTTTCCTAGGTCTCATTGTGCAAAATTGTGGTCAGCCCCATTGACACAACTACTTAAAAAAGAAGCATTCAAGTGGACGGAGGAATCACATATGGCATTTGAAGCTTTGAAGAAAGCTATGATGACTTTGCCTATATTAGCATTACCCGATTTCAACCTTCCTTCGAAACAGATGCTTCAGGTTTTGGAGTTGGGGTGGTATTG
Coding sequences:
- the LOC101209882 gene encoding cyclin-C1-1 isoform X2, with product MAANFWTSSHYKQLLDQEEVDVVQSLDKDRGITLEDFKLIKMHMANYILKLAQNVKVRQRVVATAITYMRRVYTRKSMTEYDPRLVTPTCLYLASKAEESTVQARLLVFYIKKIQSDEKYKYEIKHILEMEMKILEALDYYLVVFHPYRALSQLLQDAGLNDINMTQLTWGLVNDTYKMDLILIHPPYLIALACIYIASVLREKDTTAWFEELHVDMNVVSLLKAKLCERGQEYLN
- the LOC101209882 gene encoding cyclin-C1-1 isoform X3, producing the protein MRRVYTRKSMTEYDPRLVTPTCLYLASKAEESTVQARLLVFYIKKIQSDEKYKYEIKHILEMEMKILEALDYYLVVFHPYRALSQLLQDAGLNDINMTQLTWGLVNDTYKMDLILIHPPYLIALACIYIASVLREKDTTAWFEELHVDMNVVKNISIEILDFYENHRTITEERIISALGKLPMKS
- the LOC101209143 gene encoding ribosome-binding factor PSRP1, chloroplastic; the encoded protein is MATLTSSMQANLLSDHSLSPPFHSSSTVSYFPASFSLHFSALKVHALSSNASAFFNSCKNFGTIETASRNRHASNSFSIRMTWDGPLSSVKLIVQGKNLELTEAVKKHVEEKVGKAVQKHSHLVREVDVRLSVRGGEFGKGPRIRRCEVTLFTKKHGVVRAEEDAETVFASIDLVSSIIQRKLRKIKEKDSDRGRHVKGFDRSKVREPAPIVVEDEEEEVFQEDGGEVIDEIVRTKYFDMPPLTVEEAIEQLKNIDHDFYGFRNEETGEINILYKRKDGGYGLIIPKENGTAEKLEPVTIEATREPSLAE
- the LOC101209882 gene encoding cyclin-C1-1 isoform X1, which encodes MAANFWTSSHYKQLLDQEEVDVVQSLDKDRGITLEDFKLIKMHMANYILKLAQNVKVRQRVVATAITYMRRVYTRKSMTEYDPRLVTPTCLYLASKAEESTVQARLLVFYIKKIQSDEKYKYEIKHILEMEMKILEALDYYLVVFHPYRALSQLLQDAGLNDINMTQLTWGLVNDTYKMDLILIHPPYLIALACIYIASVLREKDTTAWFEELHVDMNVVKNISIEILDFYENHRTITEERIISALGKLPMKS